Proteins encoded by one window of Lathyrus oleraceus cultivar Zhongwan6 chromosome 1, CAAS_Psat_ZW6_1.0, whole genome shotgun sequence:
- the LOC127137739 gene encoding uncharacterized protein LOC127137739, producing MDTTMTMVERRSISEPPYFDGKNCTEWKERMKTFIQSFDFKLWLVIKNGPKVPKKTINGEEIEKSEDEFNDEDMKIMEQEAKAKHILSCALNPDDLKRVSSCNTAKKMWDELDKEVTTPEVNSKAPILSRVKTAASALFNTPNLEFLQETSDDTKKKFLNLCVPIHKLALEGNWLGAKRIIDKEDKLKNAAITYGWPTLLHIAAGANHVEFVKQLLKKLDDTNDLKLQDINGNTAFSFAAAAGNIEIVDLMLEKNDQLPTVRGGNGYTPIQYSALQGRYKMTWHLYHKTIHCFEDKDWNLLFFACIYTGIYDLALKMARHKNELAFARDANKETALHFLAQNEISLDSCCRGPEHDDNPVMINPDMKNLVVFQLVKFLWTTILDKYYYSDAELRKIRNEPSQLIFDAAKVGNFGFLSELISGYPSLIWDVDSKRRTILHIAVMHRHASIFNLVHKIGHIKGVIVTYEDEEGNTLLHLAAKLAPRNQLELVSGAAFQMCLELLWFEKVKKIMLPAQIKLRNSEGDTAQELFSKEHEKLRENAESWMKKTAESCMLISTVIATGVFTAALSLPGGTNDDTGKPNYLAKTSFLVFAVSDASALISSSTAILIFLSILVSRYGECDFYKSLPLKLIFGLIALFISITSMMVAFSSAFFIIYYHGSKWVPSSIALLSFLPILLYIGLQFSLFSDIIYSTYYWRMLSKPGKNMIYVLEK from the exons ATGGATACGACCATGACCATGGTGGAAAGACGATCCATTTCAGAGCCACCATACTTCGATGGTAAAAATTGCACAGAGTGGAAGGAGCGTATGAAGACATTCATACAATCTTTCGACTTCAAACTTTGGCTTGTGATCAAGAATGGACCAAAAGTTCCGAAGAAAACAATAAATGGTGAAGAAATAGAGAAATCTGAAGATGAGTTTAATGATGAAGACATGAAAATAATGGAACAAGAAGCAAAAGCCAAACATATTTTATCTTGTGCCTTAAACCCGGATGATCTTAAAAGAGTTTCAAGTTGCAATACAGCAAAGAAAATGTGGGATGAGCTGGACAA GGAAGTGACAACACCTGAAGTCAATTCTAAAGCACCGATATTGTCAAGAGTAAAAACGGCTGCATCAGCACTATTCAACACTCCTAACCTCGAGTTCTTGCAAGAAACAA GTGATGATACAAAGAAAAAGTTTCTCAACCTTTGTGTTCCCATTCACAAGCTTGCTTTAGAAGGAAACTGGCTAGGAGCCAAGCGCATCATAGACAAAGAAGATAAGCTAAAAAATGCTGCTATAACATATGGGTGGCCTACACTGCTGCATATTGCAGCAGGTGCAAACCACGTCGAATTTGTGAAGCAGTTGTTAAAAAAGTTGGATGATACAAATGACTTGAAATTGCAAGATATCAACGGCAACACCGCTTTCTCTTTTGCTGCTGCAGCGGGAAACATAGAAATTGTTGACTTAATGCTGGAAAAAAACGATCAGTTACCAACAGTTAGAGGTGGAAATGGATATACTCCTATTCAGTATTCTGCTTTGCAGGGAAGATACAAAATGACATGGCACTTATATCATAAAACCATACATTGTTTTGAAGATAAAGATTGGAACTTATTGTTCTTTGCTTGTATCTACACTGGCATCTATG ACTTAGCTTTGAAAATGGCAAGACATAAGAATGAGCTGGCTTTTGCACGCGATGCGAATAAAGAGACTGCTTTGCATTTCTTGGCTCAAAATGAAATCTCTTTGGATTCTTGTTGTCGTGGTCCAGAACATGATGATAATCCCGTCATGATCAATCCTG ACATGAAAAACCTTGTGGTTTTCCAACTGGTAAAATTTCTTTGGACCACGATTCTTGATAAATACTACTATTCGGATGCAGAGTTAAGAAAAATCAGAAACGAACCGTCTCAACTAATATTTGATGCTGCAAAAGTTGGAAATTTTGGATTCTTATCTGAGCTTATTAGTGGTTATCCTAGCTTGATATGGGATGTGGATAGCAAAAGGCGAACTATATTACACATCGCTGTAATGCATCGCCACGCTAGTATCTTCAACCTTGTCCATAAAATAGGGCATATAAAGGGTGTCATAGTGACATATGAAGATGAAGAAGGAAACACTTTATTGCATTTGGCTGCAAAGTTAGCACCAAGAAATCAACTTGAGTTGGTTTCTGGAGCAGCTTTTCAAATGTGCCTCGAGTTATTATGGTTCGAG AAAGTAAAGAAGATAATGCTGCCGGCGCAAATAAAGTTGAGAAACTCTGAAGGCGACACTGCGCAAGAACTATTCTCAAAGGAGCATGAAAAACTAAGGGAAAACGCGGAGTCGTGGATGAAAAAAACAGCTGAGTCTTGTATGCTAATTTCAACTGTCATTGCTACCGGAGTTTTCACCGCTGCACTTAGTTTACCGGGcggaacaaatgatgacacagGGAAACCAAACTATTTAGCCAAAACATCATTCTTGGTGTTTGCAGTATCAGATGCATCGGCACTCATCTCTTCTTCAACTGCAATATTGATCTTCTTGTCTATTCTGGTCTCGCGCTATGGAGAGTGTGATTTTTATAAATCACTCCCTTTAAAGCTAATATTTGGATTGATCGCGTTGTTCATCTCCATAACAAGCATGATGGTAGCATTTAGCAGTGCCTTCTTCATTATATACTACCATGGTTCAAAGTGGGTTCCTAGTTCCATTGCATTACTTTCTTTCCTCCCAATACTTTTGTACATAGGTTTGCAATTTTCTTTGTTTTCTGATATTATTTACTCAACTTACTACTGGAGGATGTTATCTAAGCCAGGTAAAAACATGATTTATGTACTTGAGAAGTAG